Proteins from a single region of Phycisphaeraceae bacterium D3-23:
- the recQ gene encoding DNA helicase RecQ, with protein MSVLHGSDDPGPGPAPAEEPHGLADPGEPAGLEALLKRHFGHSTFRPMQREIIDDALAGKDVFVLMPTGGGKSLCFQLPALVTEGTTVVVSPLIALMQDQVTQLEHNGIRATYLNSTLDLDEAYRREQAALHGEYDLLYLAPERLFSAAGTRLLNQLDVGRFAIDEAHCISEWGHDFRPEYRMLAQLRTGFGGRFADTPVIALTATATPRVHQDILGQLTLKNPAQYRGDFERKNLIYELRPKQKLFEQVLAYLRDNPLSEGIIYCNSRKRCDELSAKLRANGVAALPYHAGLESHDRESNQHDFIHGDARVVVATIAFGMGVDKPDVRFVFHADMPRSLEGYYQETGRAGRDGLPADCIFFYSGGDRGRVEYFIEQKESEEERQHARWQLEQVVQFAHHTGCRMIPMLAYFGQEHPGGCGHCDNCIKPPDVTDASVDAQKLLSAIARTGQRFGFSHVINVLRGSKAQKILDYQHDQLTVYGIGADQSAAYWRQLAEHLLNENLVATSADQYRTVHLTEASRAVLVGERTVSLALSRVAKRAAPSRSALVDDGMPVDEQLFEKLRTLRKQLADEQGVPPYVVFGDKALVQMAQQHPQDDTAFLAISGVGQKKLEQYGPVFMGVVREHAAGGE; from the coding sequence ATGAGCGTTTTGCACGGAAGCGACGACCCTGGCCCGGGCCCGGCCCCCGCCGAGGAGCCCCACGGCTTGGCCGACCCCGGCGAGCCGGCGGGGCTCGAAGCCCTGCTCAAACGCCACTTCGGGCACAGCACGTTCCGCCCGATGCAGCGCGAGATTATCGACGACGCCCTGGCGGGAAAGGACGTGTTCGTGCTCATGCCGACGGGCGGGGGCAAGTCGCTGTGCTTCCAGCTCCCCGCGCTCGTGACCGAGGGGACGACCGTCGTCGTGTCGCCGTTGATCGCGCTGATGCAGGACCAGGTCACGCAGCTTGAGCACAACGGCATCCGCGCAACGTACCTGAACTCGACGCTGGACTTGGATGAGGCCTACCGCCGAGAGCAGGCGGCGCTCCACGGCGAGTACGACCTGTTGTACCTCGCGCCCGAGCGGCTGTTCAGCGCCGCCGGCACGCGGCTGCTCAACCAGCTCGACGTCGGCCGATTCGCGATCGACGAGGCGCACTGCATCTCGGAGTGGGGCCACGACTTTCGGCCCGAGTACCGCATGCTCGCGCAGCTGCGCACCGGCTTTGGCGGCCGCTTCGCCGACACGCCCGTCATCGCGCTCACCGCGACGGCGACGCCCCGCGTCCACCAGGATATCCTGGGCCAGCTCACGCTCAAAAACCCCGCGCAGTACAGAGGCGACTTCGAGCGTAAGAACCTCATCTACGAGCTACGCCCGAAACAAAAGCTCTTCGAGCAGGTGCTGGCGTACCTGCGTGACAACCCGCTGAGCGAGGGGATCATCTACTGCAACAGCCGGAAGCGCTGCGACGAACTGTCGGCGAAGCTGCGGGCCAACGGTGTCGCGGCCCTGCCCTACCACGCCGGGCTGGAATCGCACGATCGCGAAAGCAACCAGCACGACTTTATCCACGGCGACGCCCGGGTCGTGGTCGCGACGATCGCGTTTGGGATGGGCGTCGATAAGCCGGATGTGCGGTTCGTGTTCCACGCGGACATGCCGCGCTCGCTGGAGGGCTACTACCAGGAGACGGGCCGCGCGGGGCGCGACGGCCTGCCCGCCGACTGCATCTTCTTCTACTCGGGCGGGGACCGCGGGCGGGTCGAGTACTTCATCGAGCAGAAGGAAAGCGAAGAAGAACGCCAGCACGCGCGTTGGCAGCTCGAACAGGTCGTGCAGTTCGCGCACCACACCGGCTGCCGGATGATCCCGATGCTGGCGTACTTCGGCCAGGAACACCCTGGCGGGTGCGGGCACTGCGACAACTGCATCAAGCCGCCGGACGTGACCGACGCGTCCGTCGATGCACAAAAACTACTCAGCGCGATCGCGCGGACCGGGCAACGGTTCGGCTTTTCGCACGTCATCAACGTCCTGCGCGGGTCGAAGGCGCAGAAAATCCTCGACTACCAGCACGACCAGCTCACGGTGTACGGCATCGGCGCGGACCAGTCGGCGGCGTACTGGCGGCAACTCGCAGAACACCTGCTCAACGAAAATCTCGTCGCGACCTCGGCGGACCAGTACCGCACGGTCCATCTGACGGAGGCCAGCCGGGCGGTACTCGTGGGCGAACGCACGGTGTCGCTGGCGTTGTCGCGCGTCGCCAAGCGTGCCGCGCCCAGCCGATCCGCGCTGGTCGATGACGGCATGCCGGTGGACGAGCAGCTCTTTGAGAAGCTGCGCACCCTCCGCAAACAGCTCGCCGACGAGCAGGGTGTTCCGCCGTACGTCGTGTTCGGCGACAAGGCGCTGGTGCAGATGGCCCAGCAGCACCCGCAAGACGACACCGCCTTCCTCGCGATCTCCGGCGTCGGGCAGAAGAAGCTCGAACAGTACGGGCCGGTGTTTATGGGTGTGGTGCGGGAACACGCGGCAGGCGGTGAATAA
- the purF gene encoding amidophosphoribosyltransferase — MCGIVGMVAQERVNQRIYDALLVLQHRGQDAAGIMTCDRGRFHLRKSNGLVRDVFDQEHMDRLAGNMGIGHVRYPTAGCASTAEAQPFFVNSPYGIALAHNGNLTNADRLHDELFRSDLRHINTTSDSEVLLNVFAHELAEVGKLKPEPDDIFESVRRMYGRCRGAFAVVSMISGYGVVAFRDPHGIRPLVLGRRNRDLWGTEYMVASESVALATQGFEVMRDVAPGEAVYITTQGQLHTQVCAPEPRCTPCIFEHVYLARPDSILDGVYVYKARLRQGEKLAEKVKRLRPDHDIDVVMPIPDSGFTAARAMAETLDRPFREGFVKNRYIGRTFIMPGQAVRRKSVRQKLNPIDLEFKDKVVCLVDDSIVRGTTCQQIIQMARESGAKKVYFCSAAPGVRYPNVYGIDMPSADELVAHGRTDEEVGRIIGADWLVYQDLDDLVACSTAGNPDLTDFDCSVFNGRYITGDVDDAYFARLSVERNDAAKHERDNGGGAGVARGGVPIDMHNDA, encoded by the coding sequence ATGTGCGGTATCGTCGGCATGGTCGCCCAGGAACGCGTCAACCAACGCATCTACGACGCGCTGCTCGTCCTCCAACACCGCGGGCAGGACGCCGCAGGCATCATGACCTGCGACCGCGGCCGCTTCCACCTGCGCAAGTCCAACGGGTTGGTGCGCGACGTCTTCGACCAGGAACACATGGACCGCCTCGCGGGCAACATGGGCATCGGCCATGTCCGCTACCCGACCGCCGGGTGCGCCTCGACCGCCGAGGCCCAGCCGTTTTTCGTGAACTCGCCCTACGGCATCGCGCTCGCGCACAACGGGAACCTGACCAACGCCGACCGGCTGCACGACGAGCTCTTCCGCTCGGACCTTCGCCACATCAATACGACCTCGGACAGCGAGGTGCTGCTCAATGTGTTTGCGCACGAGCTCGCGGAGGTCGGCAAGCTCAAGCCCGAGCCCGACGACATCTTCGAGTCCGTCCGCCGGATGTACGGCCGATGCCGCGGTGCGTTCGCGGTCGTGTCGATGATCTCGGGCTACGGCGTCGTGGCGTTCCGTGACCCGCACGGCATCCGCCCGCTGGTCTTGGGCCGACGTAACCGTGACCTCTGGGGGACCGAGTACATGGTCGCGAGCGAGTCGGTCGCGCTGGCGACGCAGGGCTTCGAGGTCATGCGCGACGTCGCCCCGGGCGAGGCGGTCTACATCACGACGCAGGGCCAGCTGCACACGCAGGTCTGCGCGCCCGAGCCGCGCTGCACGCCGTGCATCTTTGAGCACGTCTACCTCGCGCGTCCCGACTCGATCCTCGACGGGGTCTACGTCTATAAAGCTCGTCTGCGCCAGGGCGAAAAACTCGCAGAAAAAGTGAAGCGTCTCCGGCCCGACCACGATATCGACGTCGTCATGCCCATCCCCGACAGCGGGTTTACCGCGGCGCGTGCGATGGCGGAGACGCTGGACCGGCCCTTCCGCGAGGGGTTTGTGAAGAACCGTTACATCGGCCGGACGTTCATCATGCCCGGCCAGGCCGTGCGGCGCAAGAGCGTTCGGCAGAAGCTCAATCCAATCGACCTGGAGTTTAAGGACAAGGTGGTTTGCCTCGTAGACGACTCGATCGTGCGCGGGACGACGTGCCAGCAGATCATCCAGATGGCCCGCGAGTCGGGCGCGAAGAAGGTGTACTTCTGCTCGGCCGCGCCGGGGGTGCGCTACCCCAATGTCTACGGCATCGACATGCCCTCTGCCGACGAGCTTGTTGCGCATGGTCGGACAGACGAAGAGGTCGGCCGCATCATCGGCGCGGACTGGCTGGTGTATCAAGACCTCGACGACCTCGTCGCGTGTTCGACGGCGGGGAACCCGGACTTGACGGACTTCGACTGCTCGGTGTTCAACGGCCGCTACATCACGGGTGATGTCGACGACGCCTACTTCGCCCGGCTGTCGGTCGAGCGCAACGACGCCGCGAAACACGAACGCGACAACGGCGGCGGGGCGGGCGTCGCGCGTGGCGGCGTGCCGATCGATATGCACAACGACGCGTGA
- a CDS encoding PTS sugar transporter subunit IIA yields the protein MRLTEILKPACVKVPLDAADKEHALYELVDLLAGQCDIADVQQLKDAVWQREQTRTTGIGHGIGIPHGKTAGLTELNMAIGLPASPIEFGAIDGKPVELIILLASPADQTGPHIQALAKISRLLTDDDFRNAIKKAESAEQLYDMLAQQEAAIAGA from the coding sequence ATGCGTCTGACCGAGATCCTCAAGCCCGCGTGTGTGAAAGTCCCGCTCGACGCGGCCGACAAAGAACACGCGCTCTACGAACTGGTCGACCTGCTCGCCGGGCAGTGCGACATCGCCGATGTCCAGCAGCTCAAGGACGCCGTCTGGCAGCGCGAGCAGACCCGCACGACCGGCATCGGCCACGGCATCGGCATCCCCCACGGCAAAACCGCGGGCCTCACCGAGCTCAACATGGCCATCGGCCTGCCCGCGAGCCCGATCGAGTTCGGGGCGATCGACGGCAAGCCCGTCGAGCTCATCATCCTGCTCGCCTCACCTGCCGACCAGACCGGCCCGCACATCCAGGCGCTGGCCAAGATCAGCCGCCTCCTCACCGACGACGACTTCCGCAACGCGATCAAAAAGGCGGAGTCGGCCGAACAACTCTACGACATGCTCGCCCAGCAGGAAGCAGCGATCGCGGGGGCGTGA
- a CDS encoding Gldg family protein, translating into MAKPGKNPQPPAHTRADERTVASAMQRRLRYGLNVGVMVAAAVGICILLNWLVYRQYRAMSPDSRQWVRYDLTSTRRYSLSDQTRGVLKSLDERHTIVTMLGGAEADPTQTQEVHDLVDEYARASKLLEQEHLDLASDTERRAELLGEMAALYADDTRAVRDVLATGFELIEGEAGGEPGLLAELVSIQDLLQGVIDSEVVTDDTLQFLYQLKSRNDLAQEEYNKIVAMRMEQLGEGWRGRLTDDGLISAGAGEDLPDYVLLLAHLQRWQLAVHQELLPTTYNAAQAIRGRVRGSRVDSPDLRNRTLMARDKLVQIERLIREPIGEQPSLLNRAGEVANALQVRADQVPQRYNDAREVLSNQACVLVTSETQARVIPAGLMYRGIATLESTESDAQEQFLGEEQLTGALVSLSLEPPPLVVFVRSNTGRPSLSIGSGANRTLGDYSHVAQRLRAVGIEVADWTYDPHHSKAPPRRPGQRVVWVIVPYAMPAPQHPQTMSQALKASVMRYINQRLEAGDSALFALGPNPYANPERRDELLALPGIEDAGLADDPILALLSGWGIQAQIYRSAYRVTTEDSEGRPIAPASSSFTVTQWPDDGIMGQALDGIATYFAEVYPLELTDTSGVIHTPLIEVTDPTAWVQDAPGPQQVRGQPLNIPDDAKRDRVLIGVAAERDDTRLIVISDRLWATDGTTTLGVMPDGRVMPRLADHPGAYIQYPGNSELFLSSIFWLTENEDLIAASPRTQDIRRVPPMSDATIKRYWVLLTGGMPLAVFLIGAAVWLVRRKA; encoded by the coding sequence ATGGCCAAGCCCGGCAAGAACCCGCAGCCGCCCGCGCACACCCGTGCCGACGAGCGCACCGTCGCCTCGGCGATGCAGCGCCGGCTGCGCTATGGGCTCAACGTCGGTGTCATGGTCGCCGCCGCGGTCGGCATCTGCATCCTGCTCAACTGGCTGGTCTACCGGCAGTACCGCGCGATGTCGCCCGACAGCCGGCAGTGGGTCCGCTACGACCTGACCTCGACCCGCCGATACAGCCTTTCCGACCAGACGCGCGGCGTGCTCAAGTCGCTCGACGAACGCCACACCATCGTCACGATGCTCGGCGGTGCGGAGGCCGACCCGACGCAGACCCAGGAGGTCCACGACCTGGTCGACGAGTACGCCCGGGCCAGCAAGCTGCTCGAGCAGGAGCACCTCGACCTTGCGAGCGACACCGAACGCCGGGCGGAATTGCTTGGCGAGATGGCGGCGCTCTACGCGGACGACACCCGCGCGGTGCGCGATGTGCTGGCGACCGGGTTCGAGTTGATCGAAGGCGAAGCAGGCGGTGAACCGGGACTGCTCGCGGAGCTGGTCTCGATCCAGGACCTGCTCCAGGGCGTGATCGACAGCGAGGTCGTGACCGACGACACACTGCAGTTCCTCTACCAACTCAAGAGCCGCAACGACCTCGCGCAGGAAGAATACAACAAGATCGTCGCGATGCGGATGGAGCAGCTCGGCGAGGGCTGGCGCGGGCGTCTCACCGACGACGGGCTGATTTCGGCCGGCGCGGGCGAAGACCTGCCCGACTATGTGCTGCTGCTCGCGCACCTGCAGCGTTGGCAGCTCGCGGTGCATCAGGAGCTTTTGCCGACGACGTACAACGCGGCGCAGGCGATCCGCGGCCGGGTGCGCGGCAGCCGCGTCGATTCGCCCGACCTGCGCAACCGCACGCTGATGGCGAGGGACAAGCTCGTTCAGATCGAGCGGCTGATCCGCGAGCCGATCGGCGAACAGCCGTCGCTACTCAACCGCGCGGGCGAGGTCGCCAACGCGTTGCAAGTCCGAGCCGACCAGGTGCCCCAACGCTACAACGATGCACGCGAAGTCCTGAGCAACCAGGCCTGCGTCCTGGTGACGAGCGAGACCCAGGCCCGCGTCATTCCGGCCGGGCTGATGTACCGCGGCATCGCCACACTCGAATCCACCGAGAGCGATGCGCAGGAACAGTTCCTGGGCGAAGAACAACTGACCGGCGCACTCGTGAGCTTGTCGCTCGAGCCCCCGCCGCTGGTGGTCTTCGTGCGCAGCAACACGGGCCGGCCTTCGCTGAGTATCGGCTCGGGCGCAAACCGCACGCTGGGCGATTACAGCCACGTCGCGCAGCGTCTGCGCGCGGTCGGGATCGAAGTCGCGGACTGGACTTATGACCCGCACCACTCCAAGGCCCCGCCGCGCCGGCCCGGGCAGCGCGTCGTGTGGGTCATTGTCCCGTACGCCATGCCGGCACCCCAGCACCCCCAGACCATGAGCCAGGCGCTCAAGGCCAGCGTGATGCGCTACATCAACCAGCGGCTTGAAGCGGGCGACAGCGCGCTGTTCGCGCTGGGCCCCAACCCCTACGCCAACCCCGAGCGCCGCGACGAGCTGCTCGCGCTGCCGGGCATCGAGGACGCCGGGCTCGCCGACGACCCGATCCTCGCGCTCCTGTCCGGCTGGGGTATCCAAGCGCAGATCTACCGCAGCGCCTACCGCGTCACGACCGAAGACAGCGAGGGCCGGCCGATCGCGCCTGCATCTTCTTCGTTTACGGTCACGCAGTGGCCCGATGACGGCATCATGGGGCAGGCACTCGACGGCATCGCGACCTACTTCGCAGAGGTCTACCCGCTGGAGCTTACCGACACATCCGGTGTCATCCATACCCCGCTGATCGAGGTCACCGACCCGACGGCCTGGGTGCAGGACGCGCCGGGTCCGCAGCAGGTGCGCGGCCAACCCCTCAACATCCCCGACGATGCCAAGCGCGACCGCGTGCTCATCGGCGTTGCGGCCGAGCGGGATGACACCCGACTCATCGTGATCAGCGATCGCCTTTGGGCCACCGACGGCACGACCACCCTCGGCGTCATGCCCGACGGCCGCGTCATGCCGCGCCTCGCCGACCACCCCGGCGCGTACATCCAATACCCCGGTAACAGCGAGTTGTTCCTCAGCAGCATCTTCTGGCTCACCGAGAACGAAGACCTCATCGCCGCGAGCCCGCGCACCCAGGACATCCGCCGCGTCCCGCCCATGAGCGACGCAACGATCAAACGCTACTGGGTCCTGCTCACGGGCGGCATGCCGCTGGCCGTGTTCCTCATCGGCGCCGCGGTCTGGCTCGTGCGTCGCAAGGCCTGA
- a CDS encoding ABC transporter ATP-binding protein, protein MISAQHLVKWYGPVQAIDDLCFEIPQGEVVGFLGPNGAGKSTTIRMLTGYLPPTAGSATIAGHNMLTDSQAARRKIGYLPESTPLYTEMRVSEYLHFCGKLFGMPRPDRVKRIDEVTHRCGLAHNKRRVIGQLSKGNRQRVGIAQALLHDPPVLILDEPTSGLDPQQTLAFRELVTDLRGQHTIMLSSHILPEVERSADRVIIIAGGRIVAQGTPAELRDRASQGGAVLVEAKATPEQVTQTLQAIKQVRGVRTEKQGAWCRAVIESKDESDLREPVAQALNANGYTIREMHLEAPTLERYFVEAVARRQA, encoded by the coding sequence ATGATCTCAGCCCAGCACCTGGTGAAGTGGTACGGCCCGGTCCAGGCGATCGACGACCTGTGCTTTGAGATCCCGCAGGGCGAGGTCGTCGGGTTCCTCGGGCCCAACGGCGCGGGCAAGTCCACGACGATCCGCATGCTCACGGGCTACCTCCCGCCGACGGCGGGCAGCGCGACGATCGCCGGGCACAACATGCTCACCGACTCGCAGGCCGCGCGGCGGAAGATCGGCTACCTGCCCGAGTCGACGCCGCTCTACACCGAGATGCGCGTCAGCGAGTACCTGCACTTCTGCGGCAAGCTGTTTGGCATGCCCCGGCCCGACCGCGTGAAACGCATCGACGAGGTCACCCACCGCTGCGGGCTCGCGCACAACAAACGTCGCGTCATCGGCCAGCTCTCGAAGGGCAACCGCCAGCGCGTCGGCATCGCGCAGGCGCTCTTGCACGACCCGCCGGTGCTGATCCTCGACGAGCCCACCAGCGGGCTGGACCCGCAGCAGACGCTGGCGTTCCGTGAGCTGGTCACCGACCTGCGGGGCCAGCACACGATCATGCTGTCGAGCCACATCCTGCCCGAGGTGGAGCGCAGCGCCGACCGCGTCATCATCATCGCCGGCGGCCGGATCGTCGCGCAGGGCACCCCCGCCGAGCTGCGCGACCGCGCGAGCCAGGGCGGCGCAGTCCTCGTCGAAGCCAAGGCCACCCCCGAGCAGGTGACGCAGACGCTGCAGGCGATCAAGCAGGTGCGCGGCGTGCGGACGGAGAAACAGGGCGCTTGGTGCCGGGCGGTGATCGAGAGCAAGGACGAGAGCGACCTGCGCGAGCCCGTGGCCCAGGCGCTCAATGCGAATGGCTACACGATCCGCGAGATGCACCTGGAGGCGCCGACGCTGGAGCGTTACTTCGTCGAGGCCGTGGCCAGGAGGCAGGCATGA
- a CDS encoding ABC transporter permease → MTLTIAKRELQSLFFSPIGYVVIGGFAIGSSVFFMQGFQPGRPATMRGTLDMMVWLLVFLVPAISMRLISEELRSGTYERLMTSPVNDLQVVLGKWLGALAFFCMLLSPLLVHVLVLEIVAEPELGPIFTGIVGLILVGGLYLAIGVFASAWTSNQIIAFLLTVFIIALPTFAAFFLADGAALSPAKRHLVEYLSVNAQYQDFAKGLIDIRNFVYFLTGTALFLFLAVKIVESRRWR, encoded by the coding sequence ATGACGCTCACGATCGCCAAACGCGAACTCCAGAGTTTGTTCTTCTCGCCGATCGGCTATGTCGTGATCGGCGGGTTCGCGATCGGCTCGTCGGTGTTCTTCATGCAGGGTTTCCAGCCGGGCCGGCCCGCGACGATGCGGGGGACGCTGGACATGATGGTCTGGCTGCTCGTGTTCCTCGTGCCCGCGATCAGCATGCGGCTCATCAGCGAGGAGCTGCGCAGCGGGACGTACGAACGGCTGATGACCAGCCCGGTCAACGACCTTCAGGTCGTGCTGGGTAAGTGGCTGGGCGCGCTCGCGTTTTTCTGCATGCTGCTGTCGCCGCTGCTGGTCCATGTGCTGGTGCTGGAGATCGTCGCCGAGCCCGAGCTTGGGCCGATCTTCACGGGCATCGTTGGTCTCATCCTCGTGGGCGGGCTCTACCTCGCGATCGGCGTGTTCGCCTCGGCGTGGACGAGCAACCAGATCATCGCGTTCCTGCTGACGGTGTTCATCATCGCGCTGCCGACGTTCGCCGCGTTCTTCCTCGCGGACGGCGCGGCGCTGAGCCCGGCCAAGCGGCACCTGGTCGAGTACCTCAGCGTCAACGCGCAGTATCAGGACTTCGCCAAGGGGCTGATCGATATCCGCAACTTCGTCTACTTCCTGACGGGCACGGCGCTGTTCCTCTTCCTCGCGGTGAAGATCGTGGAAAGCCGGAGGTGGCGCTGA
- the mutY gene encoding A/G-specific adenine glycosylase, with product MQSQAKEADNTGVGLGSAGVEAFRRGLLAWYVAHHREMPWRPPPGEGNAGLVDPYYSLVSEAMLQQTQVSTVLGYFDRFVGELPTVEALAGAEEQRVLRLWQGLGYYRRARNLHAAAKMVVSEFGGRVPGDVASLLKLPGVGRYTAGAIASIAHGVPAPIVDGNVARVFARVFEITEPVDRSDVVKRLWSIAEALVPERSPGDFNQALMELGALVCTPKKPGCLMCPVRGQCGAVGSGEPEALPVKLPKKKPKQVTHVVVAVRRGGKYLFEQRPAQGLWSNMWQLPTMEDADDAAASQRVAAWFAERFGITPGAFRRVHGFPHQTTHRTILFVVLVADAKSGRTRPNTGRWLKLNQLDDLPLPNPQRTAIKHLP from the coding sequence GTGCAGTCGCAAGCGAAGGAAGCGGACAACACGGGCGTGGGGCTGGGTTCGGCGGGTGTCGAGGCGTTTCGTCGTGGCCTGTTGGCGTGGTATGTGGCGCACCACCGGGAGATGCCCTGGCGGCCCCCGCCGGGTGAGGGCAACGCGGGTCTGGTGGATCCGTACTACTCGCTGGTGAGCGAGGCGATGCTGCAGCAGACGCAGGTGTCGACGGTGCTGGGTTACTTTGATCGTTTTGTGGGGGAGCTGCCGACGGTGGAGGCGTTGGCGGGTGCGGAGGAGCAGCGTGTTCTCCGGCTGTGGCAGGGTCTGGGGTATTACCGTCGGGCGCGGAACCTGCACGCGGCGGCGAAGATGGTGGTGTCGGAGTTTGGGGGTCGGGTGCCGGGGGATGTGGCGTCGCTGTTGAAGCTGCCGGGGGTAGGCCGGTACACGGCGGGTGCGATCGCGTCGATTGCGCATGGGGTGCCTGCGCCGATCGTGGACGGGAACGTGGCGCGGGTGTTTGCGCGGGTGTTTGAGATCACGGAGCCGGTAGACCGGTCGGATGTCGTGAAGCGTTTGTGGTCGATCGCGGAGGCGCTGGTGCCGGAGCGTTCGCCGGGCGATTTCAATCAGGCGTTGATGGAGCTCGGGGCGTTGGTGTGTACGCCGAAGAAGCCGGGGTGTTTGATGTGTCCGGTGCGTGGTCAGTGCGGTGCGGTGGGTTCGGGCGAGCCCGAGGCGTTGCCGGTGAAGCTGCCCAAGAAGAAGCCCAAGCAGGTGACGCATGTGGTCGTAGCGGTACGGCGTGGGGGCAAGTACCTGTTTGAGCAGCGGCCAGCGCAAGGATTGTGGTCGAACATGTGGCAGCTGCCGACGATGGAAGACGCCGACGATGCTGCCGCATCGCAAAGAGTCGCCGCGTGGTTCGCCGAACGGTTTGGGATTACTCCCGGGGCATTCCGCCGTGTGCATGGATTCCCGCATCAGACCACACACCGCACGATCCTGTTTGTCGTGCTAGTCGCCGACGCGAAGAGTGGCCGAACACGCCCCAACACCGGCCGCTGGTTAAAGCTCAACCAACTGGACGATCTGCCACTGCCCAACCCGCAACGCACCGCAATCAAGCACCTCCCGTAG
- a CDS encoding addiction module protein, with amino-acid sequence MTDKAKQVLDAALALDVDERTILIAQLSESLHDKIDPEIEKAWIAECERRWSAYERGETETRPAEEVFEELRNRHKST; translated from the coding sequence ATGACTGACAAAGCCAAGCAAGTCCTCGACGCCGCCCTCGCGCTGGATGTCGATGAGCGGACGATCTTGATCGCCCAGCTCTCAGAGAGTCTGCACGACAAGATCGATCCCGAGATCGAGAAGGCGTGGATCGCCGAGTGCGAACGCCGTTGGTCGGCCTACGAGCGTGGCGAAACCGAGACACGCCCAGCCGAGGAAGTCTTCGAGGAACTGCGCAACCGACACAAGTCGACATGA
- a CDS encoding DUF4340 domain-containing protein, giving the protein MNLRTTLVLLIVLLAVGAGWWLTRSLPDTPAPSTQTDDGPTPIFPADVLKPQRIDRIEITQPGRPDVVLEQVRGRWRMTEPIAFEADAKTINQLIATLAAFADLGPAQGAAVDGSDAIAQLVLTGSDTTHTVFLGPRVGGGMGSILRGNQSPRLVADTLHGFFERYDPTDLLSKQLATPTAYGTTRFTVTTPQATTHLEQIDDQWYIDGDTAQPALNHPVAGYADIAGYLNIPSATPIERFVVQPGADLSPYGLRRPSVRIDYETPGLDGETDTSTLLIGSPTDAQRTSYFATYFHEGETRPVVFVLPAEFSIVMAKSADDFRDPRLFTTPPLEIERIEVRGEENWAINLTDERGSIITPSRSISGDAALLRERVTALVTANAKGYMDPAEVDAEPYPPVTISVVPTLGRPAERVTFYYWDSTPQLANEAGEQHVIAIRESETRGMLIPWIAFEQLGDLEVKEALIERDGNS; this is encoded by the coding sequence ATGAACCTCCGCACCACCCTCGTCCTGCTCATCGTCCTGCTCGCGGTCGGCGCCGGCTGGTGGCTGACGCGCTCGCTGCCCGACACCCCAGCCCCGTCGACACAAACGGACGACGGGCCCACGCCGATCTTCCCCGCCGATGTGCTAAAACCACAACGCATCGATCGGATCGAAATCACACAGCCAGGCAGGCCCGACGTCGTCTTGGAACAAGTGCGCGGCCGATGGCGGATGACCGAGCCGATCGCGTTCGAGGCGGATGCGAAGACGATCAATCAACTCATCGCAACCCTCGCCGCATTCGCCGACCTCGGCCCGGCACAAGGCGCGGCGGTCGACGGCAGCGACGCGATCGCACAGCTCGTCCTCACCGGCAGCGACACAACACACACCGTCTTCCTGGGCCCGCGCGTCGGCGGCGGCATGGGGTCGATCCTCCGGGGCAATCAATCACCGCGCCTCGTCGCCGACACGCTCCACGGCTTCTTCGAGCGCTACGACCCCACCGACCTGCTCTCCAAACAACTCGCCACGCCCACCGCCTACGGCACCACGCGCTTCACCGTCACCACACCCCAAGCCACTACCCACCTCGAACAGATCGACGACCAGTGGTACATCGACGGCGACACCGCCCAGCCCGCGCTCAATCACCCGGTCGCCGGCTACGCCGACATCGCGGGCTACCTCAATATCCCCAGCGCCACTCCTATCGAACGCTTCGTCGTCCAGCCCGGCGCAGACCTCTCGCCCTACGGCCTGCGCCGGCCCAGCGTCCGCATCGACTACGAAACGCCCGGCCTCGACGGCGAGACCGACACGAGCACGCTGCTCATCGGCTCGCCGACCGATGCGCAGCGCACCAGCTACTTCGCCACCTACTTCCATGAAGGCGAGACCCGCCCCGTCGTCTTCGTCCTCCCCGCCGAGTTCTCGATCGTGATGGCCAAGTCGGCGGACGACTTCCGCGACCCGCGGCTCTTCACGACACCTCCATTAGAGATCGAACGCATCGAGGTCCGGGGTGAAGAAAACTGGGCGATCAATCTGACCGACGAACGCGGCAGCATCATCACCCCCAGCCGATCGATCAGCGGCGACGCGGCCCTGCTCCGCGAGCGCGTCACCGCGCTGGTCACCGCCAACGCCAAGGGCTACATGGACCCCGCAGAGGTCGATGCCGAGCCCTACCCGCCCGTCACGATCTCCGTCGTCCCGACGCTGGGCCGGCCCGCCGAGCGCGTGACGTTCTACTACTGGGACAGCACCCCGCAGCTCGCAAACGAGGCCGGCGAGCAACACGTCATCGCCATCCGCGAAAGTGAGACGCGGGGGATGCTCATCCCGTGGATCGCTTTCGAGCAGCTTGGCGATCTTGAAGTGAAGGAAGCACTCATCGAGCGAGACGGCAACTCATAG